Proteins from a single region of Xenopus laevis strain J_2021 chromosome 9_10S, Xenopus_laevis_v10.1, whole genome shotgun sequence:
- the carhsp1.S gene encoding calcium regulated heat stable protein 1 S homeolog, with the protein MTSNPTSPGTSPSDSSSISPQSPTRTLHLPRTRDRSPSPMRGYLIPSPLPTRRTRTFSATVRAAEGPVYKGVCKSFSRSKGHGFITPEDGGPDIFLHISE; encoded by the exons atgacTTCAAACCCTACATCTCCAGGTACTTCTCCTTCTGACAGTTCCTCCATATCTCCTCAGTCTCCAACCAGGACCCTTCATCTGCCAAGAACAAGAGACCGTTCTCCATCTCCTATGAGAGGATACCTCATCCCCAGCCCTCTCCCCACGAGACGAACAAGGACATTTTCTGC AACTGTACGTGCTGCTGAGGGACCTGTGTATAAAGGAGTCTGCAAAAGTTTTTCACGTTCCAAAGGTCACGGATTTATAACCCCAGAAGATGGAGGACCAGATATCTTCTTGCATATTTCTGAGTAG
- the carhsp1.S gene encoding calcium regulated heat stable protein 1 S homeolog isoform X1: protein MTSNPTSPGTSPSDSSSISPQSPTRTLHLPRTRDRSPSPMRGYLIPSPLPTRRTRTFSATVRAAEGPVYKGVCKSFSRSKGHGFITPEDGGPDIFLHISDIEGEYVPVEGDEVTYKVCTIPLKSEKHQAVEVKITHLAPGSKHETWSGHIITS from the exons atgacTTCAAACCCTACATCTCCAGGTACTTCTCCTTCTGACAGTTCCTCCATATCTCCTCAGTCTCCAACCAGGACCCTTCATCTGCCAAGAACAAGAGACCGTTCTCCATCTCCTATGAGAGGATACCTCATCCCCAGCCCTCTCCCCACGAGACGAACAAGGACATTTTCTGC AACTGTACGTGCTGCTGAGGGACCTGTGTATAAAGGAGTCTGCAAAAGTTTTTCACGTTCCAAAGGTCACGGATTTATAACCCCAGAAGATGGAGGACCAGATATCTTCTTGCATATTTCTGA TATTGAAGGTGAATATGTCCCAGTGGAGGGAGATGAAGTTACGTACAAAGTCTGTACCATCCCACTGAAAAGTGAGAAGCATCAAGCTGTGGAAGTGAAGATCACTCATTTAGCTCCAGGTTCGAAGCATGAAACTTGGTCCGGACACATAATCACTTCGTAA